The proteins below are encoded in one region of Sporosarcina sp. FSL K6-1508:
- a CDS encoding RNA polymerase sigma factor, translating into MDEELGLYLERKLKGVYYVLLKMGAKKEDAEDILQETAYRFVQLLDGVDERYIDAWLYRVAINLFYDGLKKQKTMDRYLALFKTEDLLNLYTPEQSLIDGEFVKQMKIAMSKLRPKDTELLLLKYSAEFSLKDMAHLLETTDKSIKTQLARAKKRLRKMIEEDTYYE; encoded by the coding sequence ATGGATGAAGAATTAGGGCTTTATTTAGAAAGGAAATTAAAAGGCGTCTATTATGTCTTACTAAAAATGGGAGCAAAAAAAGAAGATGCCGAAGATATTTTACAGGAGACGGCATATCGTTTTGTCCAGCTATTAGATGGTGTTGATGAAAGGTATATAGATGCATGGCTTTATCGAGTAGCTATCAATTTATTTTATGATGGCTTGAAGAAACAGAAGACAATGGATCGTTATCTAGCGCTTTTTAAAACTGAAGATTTACTTAATTTATATACTCCCGAGCAATCCCTGATTGATGGAGAGTTTGTAAAACAAATGAAAATAGCCATGTCCAAACTAAGACCAAAAGATACTGAACTTCTGCTTTTGAAGTATAGTGCAGAATTTTCATTAAAAGACATGGCTCATTTATTAGAAACAACAGATAAATCAATAAAAACTCAGTTGGCAAGGGCAAAAAAACGATTACGAAAAATGATTGAGGAGGATACTTATTATGAGTGA
- a CDS encoding class I SAM-dependent methyltransferase, whose protein sequence is MIPLVYDQINGWGKDDEFFLALLKKLNVKKVADLGCGTGRLTTHFAQAGYHITAIDPNEEAIEYAKNKEFPGEVTWIVGDSSNLQTNAFDAVIMTANVAQVFLTEESRKCVISDAYRALKPGGHFIFDTRNPLAKAWEQWEKDMTPDIAMSQVSGESLEIWTEYEGFVEDVFTFYETVKNARTGEVVIHEKMQLKFRPQEEIHELLQQVGFSLTQVYGDWEFKQATLETKSFVFHGVK, encoded by the coding sequence ATGATTCCATTAGTATATGACCAAATTAATGGCTGGGGCAAAGACGATGAATTCTTCTTAGCACTGTTAAAGAAGTTAAATGTTAAAAAAGTAGCTGATTTAGGTTGCGGAACAGGAAGATTGACAACTCACTTTGCTCAAGCAGGCTATCATATTACAGCTATTGATCCAAATGAAGAAGCAATCGAATATGCGAAAAATAAAGAGTTTCCAGGCGAAGTGACTTGGATTGTTGGTGATAGCTCAAATTTACAAACAAATGCGTTTGATGCAGTCATAATGACAGCGAATGTTGCGCAAGTATTTCTTACAGAAGAAAGTCGGAAATGCGTCATTTCAGATGCATATCGAGCATTAAAACCTGGAGGTCATTTTATTTTTGATACACGTAACCCATTAGCAAAAGCGTGGGAACAGTGGGAAAAAGATATGACACCTGATATTGCGATGAGCCAGGTGAGCGGTGAGTCACTTGAAATTTGGACTGAATATGAGGGGTTTGTAGAAGATGTTTTTACGTTCTATGAGACTGTAAAAAACGCACGTACAGGTGAAGTAGTAATTCATGAAAAAATGCAATTAAAATTTCGACCGCAAGAAGAAATCCATGAATTATTACAACAAGTAGGTTTTTCACTAACCCAAGTTTATGGAGATTGGGAGTTTAAACAAGCAACTTTAGAAACCAAATCTTTTGTTTTTCACGGTGTAAAATAA
- a CDS encoding PadR family transcriptional regulator, whose amino-acid sequence MAYNGGPMTEAMYYVLLALMHPNHGYQLMHAITEVSNGRLKMGPGTLYGVLSRMQTDGLISLTEDDGRRKTYQITSEGEHALRTEYSRLKSLIQDGNILEIGDENE is encoded by the coding sequence ATGGCATATAATGGAGGACCGATGACTGAAGCAATGTATTATGTACTACTGGCATTAATGCATCCCAACCATGGCTATCAGCTGATGCATGCAATTACAGAAGTTTCGAATGGCAGATTAAAAATGGGACCCGGAACACTTTACGGAGTACTCTCACGGATGCAAACAGATGGCCTAATTTCATTAACAGAAGATGATGGTAGAAGAAAGACCTATCAAATTACATCAGAAGGGGAACATGCATTAAGAACAGAGTATAGTCGATTAAAATCCCTAATCCAAGACGGAAATATTTTAGAGATAGGTGATGAGAATGAA
- the murJ gene encoding murein biosynthesis integral membrane protein MurJ, whose amino-acid sequence MKIVGAIAIINILARLLGFIREIAITNQYGASTTADAIAKAYTIPNFIYLVVGGGLTTAFISVYHSTKLDKALYVRKSLTTVLMTAVSITVTLIIFTDPTLKLFFKNQSAEEHALVRNLYLWMMPSSIILVLSTWMSGVLNVNGKYNLSSIAVLLYNAAFVGIAVLLTSYFGPQSYGIGALFGALIMGGFLYAGLRKSKLYSLKPSFGMSEDVKRLWVIALPILFGGASLQFYILIHRIVSGRFGEGVTTAVNIASKSTGLPQAILMTAVTTVIYPLLSKKEGEGDMETIRALYKKGMLYLVALLVPAMAVAYFFAEPLISLVFERGEFTKESVLLTVPIFRAFSLSMFFLAANTYITRFYYAKANSMVPVIFSVITVLGINVAVIYLMMGSFGPSAIAYGTVISAAANFVMLVIYARVKWKL is encoded by the coding sequence ATGAAAATTGTTGGGGCAATCGCGATCATTAATATATTGGCCAGGTTACTTGGCTTTATTAGGGAAATAGCGATAACGAATCAGTATGGTGCGTCGACTACAGCTGATGCAATTGCAAAAGCGTATACAATTCCGAATTTCATTTACCTCGTTGTTGGTGGCGGATTGACGACAGCATTTATATCCGTCTATCATTCAACGAAATTAGATAAGGCTTTGTACGTTCGAAAGTCGCTTACGACTGTTCTTATGACAGCAGTTTCGATAACAGTTACATTAATCATCTTTACAGATCCAACTTTGAAACTATTCTTTAAGAATCAGAGTGCTGAAGAGCATGCATTGGTACGCAATCTATACCTTTGGATGATGCCATCTTCAATCATTCTTGTCCTATCGACATGGATGAGCGGAGTGCTTAATGTAAACGGTAAATACAACCTGTCTAGTATTGCGGTTCTTCTGTATAATGCAGCCTTTGTCGGAATAGCTGTCTTGTTAACCAGTTATTTCGGACCTCAATCATATGGGATTGGTGCATTGTTTGGTGCATTGATAATGGGTGGATTTCTTTATGCAGGACTTCGGAAATCGAAACTCTATTCGTTGAAACCATCTTTTGGTATGTCTGAAGATGTTAAGAGGTTATGGGTTATCGCTTTGCCGATATTGTTCGGTGGAGCCTCGCTGCAGTTCTATATTCTCATACATAGGATTGTATCTGGGCGGTTTGGAGAAGGAGTTACTACTGCGGTGAATATTGCCTCGAAATCGACTGGCCTTCCGCAGGCAATCTTGATGACCGCAGTGACGACCGTCATTTATCCTCTCCTCAGTAAAAAAGAGGGAGAGGGCGACATGGAGACTATCCGTGCACTCTATAAAAAGGGAATGCTCTATCTAGTTGCACTACTCGTTCCAGCGATGGCTGTCGCTTACTTTTTTGCAGAACCGCTTATCAGTCTTGTTTTCGAACGTGGGGAATTTACAAAGGAATCGGTCTTGCTAACGGTACCGATATTTCGTGCATTTTCGCTGTCGATGTTTTTCCTCGCTGCGAATACATATATCACTCGATTCTACTACGCAAAAGCCAATTCGATGGTGCCGGTAATATTTAGTGTGATTACCGTCTTAGGCATTAATGTAGCGGTTATTTATTTGATGATGGGCTCATTTGGACCTTCGGCGATTGCTTATGGTACGGTTATTAGTGCTGCGGCAAACTTCGTGATGCTCGTTATTTATGCGAGGGTGAAATGGAAACTTTAA